From the genome of Solidesulfovibrio carbinolicus, one region includes:
- a CDS encoding DMT family transporter, whose product MSGYLYVLGAAALWGLIGPLSKLSFAAGMDTVEVAFWRTTLAWFFFAAQALRARETRIAPRDLPAVAGFGVAGIAGLFGAYVVAVEAGGAALASVLLYTAPAWVAVMSWLFLKEPMGGYKIAAVAATIVGVAGVSCGDGSAAVNGRAIFFGLLSGVTYALYYIFGKYYLGRYKTPTLFLYALPVGSLTLLPFVHFTRPTLAGAVPCIVLALCSTYGAYSLYYAGLKRLEATRAAVVATLEPVMAAILAYALFGERFGFIGYLGSALIIASVLATIWDGARERLRAPLPQGSGN is encoded by the coding sequence ATGTCGGGCTATCTCTACGTTCTGGGAGCCGCCGCCTTGTGGGGGCTGATCGGGCCGCTGTCCAAGCTGTCGTTCGCCGCCGGCATGGACACGGTGGAAGTGGCCTTCTGGCGCACCACCCTGGCCTGGTTTTTTTTCGCCGCCCAGGCCCTGCGCGCCCGGGAAACGCGCATCGCGCCCCGGGACCTGCCGGCCGTGGCCGGATTCGGCGTGGCCGGCATCGCCGGGCTTTTCGGCGCCTATGTCGTGGCCGTGGAAGCCGGCGGCGCGGCCCTGGCCTCGGTGCTGCTCTACACCGCCCCGGCCTGGGTGGCCGTGATGTCGTGGCTGTTTCTCAAGGAACCCATGGGCGGCTACAAGATCGCGGCCGTGGCCGCCACCATCGTCGGCGTGGCCGGGGTGAGCTGCGGCGACGGGTCCGCCGCCGTCAACGGCCGGGCCATCTTTTTCGGCCTGCTCTCGGGCGTCACCTATGCCTTGTACTACATCTTCGGCAAATACTACCTGGGCCGCTACAAGACGCCCACGCTCTTTCTCTACGCCCTGCCCGTGGGGTCGCTGACCCTTTTGCCCTTTGTCCACTTCACCCGGCCGACCCTGGCCGGGGCCGTGCCCTGCATCGTCCTGGCCCTGTGCTCCACCTACGGAGCCTATTCGCTCTATTACGCCGGCTTAAAACGCCTGGAAGCCACCCGGGCGGCCGTGGTGGCCACCCTGGAGCCGGTCATGGCCGCCATTTTGGCCTACGCCCTTTTCGGCGAGCGCTTCGGCTTTATCGGCTATCTTGGTTCGGCGCTCATCATCGCCTCGGTGCTGGCCACTATCTGGGACGGCGCGCGCGAGCGGCTGCGCGCCCCCCTGCCCCAGGGGAGCGGAAACTAA
- a CDS encoding flagellar protein FlaG — translation MSDSANTPLLGATAPAQTAPQRTASAPVAERQKIEEHDAQSTVRDIQAAFPNRSIALRIDEATQIVQTLVRDDATGKLLRELPDEEWLRLVVKLRAFAAEAILDKSV, via the coding sequence ATGAGCGACAGCGCGAACACTCCCCTTCTTGGGGCGACTGCCCCGGCCCAAACCGCCCCGCAACGGACGGCCTCGGCTCCTGTGGCCGAGCGCCAGAAGATCGAGGAGCACGACGCCCAGTCCACGGTGCGCGACATCCAGGCCGCCTTCCCCAACCGCAGCATCGCCCTGCGCATCGACGAGGCCACCCAGATCGTCCAGACCCTTGTGCGCGACGACGCCACGGGCAAGCTCCTGCGGGAACTGCCTGACGAAGAATGGCTGCGCCTGGTGGTCAAACTGCGAGCCTTTGCCGCCGAAGCCATCCTGGACAAATCGGTCTAG
- a CDS encoding sensor histidine kinase, translating into MLTAKQPFRPFPVGRGLALVSLALALYLVLGWLVVAANRNAAAIRDVVLEADNALSSIGAAAGEMRALALVVAARGDDDAAVVYRQQADIAAQSLRELRRLVDASPGLADIAAIEKHLSKLMAIQAQALDLARQRRTDEAWAMLHGRDYESLLAELHLCLTTCHASVKAGLDALLDAQARHAAAGLAAIAVATPTLALGSLLLLRRAARVSRANDEARSELAASERRFRGTFELAAVGIAHVGLDGRFLRVNARFQEITGYDAAEFDRLDFAAITHPDDLDADLERVRDLLSGRLATYSMDKRYVRKDGSLVWITLTVSLVRDDDGEPLYFISVIAEITDRKMAEAAARDNAAAVRELLDAASDRVIVADTSGRILAVNAAAAAGIGQPNEALAGRTFAEIFPGRVGELRLAQLHRAVKLGRRVRFTDERAGILFDIIAAPLPTPPGFPPRAALFARDVTAMIRARQAAEAASQAKSDFLANVSHELRTPLNGIIGMGQVLAASNLDPDQRQCLADIEQAAGALLQLVENLLDLSHLESNKLALDTHPFVLSSILQGIEATLAPVAQEKGLQLSATIAGDVPELLCGDGGKLRQVLQNIGGNAVKFTSSGSVTIEAYCAKPCVLSGPEGETVEVGFAVRDTGIGIAKDDQERIFERFTQVDASSTRRFGGTGLGLAISRGLVEAMGGELTVESQPGKGSVFQFSLRFGLLPDDGAIAPGRPF; encoded by the coding sequence ATGCTCACGGCCAAGCAACCCTTTCGCCCCTTTCCCGTCGGACGCGGTCTGGCCCTGGTCTCCCTGGCCCTGGCCCTGTACCTCGTCCTGGGCTGGCTGGTGGTGGCCGCCAACCGTAACGCCGCCGCCATCCGCGACGTGGTGCTGGAAGCCGACAACGCCTTGTCGTCCATTGGAGCCGCGGCCGGGGAGATGCGCGCCCTGGCCCTGGTCGTGGCGGCGCGGGGCGACGACGACGCTGCCGTGGTCTACCGCCAACAAGCCGATATCGCCGCCCAAAGCCTTCGGGAATTGCGCCGACTGGTCGATGCCTCGCCGGGGTTGGCCGACATAGCCGCCATTGAGAAGCATCTGTCCAAGCTCATGGCCATCCAGGCCCAGGCCCTGGACTTGGCCCGCCAAAGGCGCACCGACGAGGCCTGGGCCATGCTCCACGGGAGGGACTACGAAAGCCTTCTGGCCGAGCTCCATCTTTGCCTGACCACCTGCCACGCCTCGGTCAAGGCCGGCCTGGACGCGCTGCTCGACGCCCAGGCCCGCCACGCTGCGGCGGGCCTGGCGGCCATCGCCGTGGCCACGCCCACCCTGGCCCTGGGGAGCCTGCTGCTGCTGCGCCGGGCGGCCCGCGTTTCCCGGGCCAACGACGAGGCCCGCTCCGAGCTGGCCGCCTCGGAACGGCGCTTTCGGGGCACCTTCGAGCTGGCCGCCGTGGGCATCGCCCATGTGGGGCTGGACGGCCGGTTCCTGCGAGTCAACGCCCGGTTCCAGGAGATCACCGGCTACGACGCGGCCGAATTCGATCGCCTCGATTTCGCGGCCATCACCCACCCCGACGACCTGGACGCCGACTTGGAACGTGTGCGAGACCTGCTGTCCGGCCGGTTGGCCACCTACTCCATGGACAAGCGCTACGTGCGCAAGGACGGCTCCCTGGTCTGGATCACCCTGACCGTGTCCCTGGTGCGCGACGACGACGGCGAGCCGCTCTATTTCATCAGCGTCATCGCGGAGATCACCGACCGCAAGATGGCCGAGGCCGCCGCCCGGGACAACGCCGCCGCCGTGCGCGAACTCCTCGACGCCGCCTCGGACCGGGTGATCGTGGCCGACACCTCGGGCCGTATCCTGGCCGTCAACGCCGCCGCGGCCGCCGGCATCGGCCAGCCCAACGAGGCCCTGGCGGGGAGGACCTTCGCCGAGATCTTTCCGGGCAGGGTCGGCGAACTGCGGCTGGCCCAGCTGCACCGGGCCGTGAAGCTCGGCCGGCGGGTGCGGTTTACCGACGAGCGGGCCGGCATCCTCTTCGACATCATCGCCGCCCCCCTGCCCACTCCGCCCGGCTTCCCTCCCCGGGCGGCCCTCTTCGCCCGCGACGTCACGGCCATGATCCGGGCCAGACAGGCGGCCGAAGCGGCCAGCCAGGCCAAAAGCGACTTTCTGGCCAACGTCAGCCACGAGCTGCGCACGCCCTTAAACGGCATCATCGGCATGGGACAGGTCCTGGCCGCCTCGAACCTCGACCCGGACCAGCGGCAATGCCTGGCCGACATCGAACAAGCCGCCGGCGCGCTGCTGCAGCTCGTCGAAAACCTCCTCGATTTGTCGCACCTGGAGTCGAACAAGCTCGCCCTCGACACGCATCCCTTTGTCCTGTCGTCCATTCTTCAAGGCATCGAGGCGACCCTGGCCCCCGTGGCCCAGGAAAAAGGCCTGCAACTGTCGGCGACCATCGCCGGGGATGTTCCGGAACTCTTGTGTGGCGACGGCGGCAAACTGCGCCAGGTGCTCCAGAACATTGGCGGCAACGCCGTGAAGTTCACGTCGTCGGGGTCGGTGACCATCGAGGCCTACTGCGCCAAGCCGTGCGTGCTGTCCGGACCGGAAGGCGAGACGGTGGAAGTGGGCTTTGCCGTGCGCGACACCGGCATCGGCATCGCCAAGGACGATCAGGAGCGGATTTTCGAGCGTTTCACCCAGGTGGACGCCTCGTCCACCCGACGTTTCGGCGGCACGGGGCTGGGGCTGGCCATCAGCCGGGGGCTGGTGGAAGCCATGGGCGGGGAGCTGACCGTGGAGAGCCAGCCCGGCAAGGGCAGCGTGTTCCAGTTCAGTCTGCGCTTCGGGCTTCTGCCCGACGACGGGGCTATTGCCCCAGGTAGGCCTTTCTGA
- a CDS encoding ABC transporter ATP-binding protein: protein MAAILELEGVCAHYGRIQALRDVSLRVEEGEVVTIIGANGAGKSTTLMTICGIVRATAGEVRYAGESIRDKRPDQLPALGLCQVPEGRRIFPRLTVQENLDMGAFLRRDADEIEADLGMVFRLFPVLHERRKQHGGTLSGGEQQMLAIARALMGRPRMLLLDEPSLGLSPMISQHIFRIIRNVNEERGMTVLLVEQNANMALKLADRAYVMETGAVVMEDDAAALRENADIRKAYLGQ from the coding sequence GTGGCCGCTATTTTGGAGCTTGAGGGCGTGTGCGCCCACTACGGCCGCATCCAGGCCCTGCGCGACGTGTCGCTGCGGGTGGAGGAAGGCGAGGTCGTCACCATCATCGGGGCCAACGGCGCGGGCAAGTCCACCACGCTCATGACCATCTGCGGCATCGTGCGGGCCACGGCCGGCGAGGTGCGCTACGCCGGGGAGTCCATCCGCGACAAGCGCCCGGACCAGCTGCCGGCCCTGGGCCTGTGCCAGGTGCCCGAGGGACGCCGCATCTTTCCGCGGCTTACCGTCCAGGAAAACCTCGACATGGGCGCGTTCTTGCGCCGCGACGCCGACGAGATCGAGGCCGACCTGGGCATGGTGTTTCGGCTGTTCCCGGTGCTCCACGAGCGGCGCAAGCAGCACGGCGGGACGCTCTCTGGCGGCGAGCAGCAGATGCTGGCCATCGCCCGGGCGCTCATGGGGAGGCCGCGCATGTTGCTTTTGGACGAGCCGTCCCTTGGGCTGTCGCCCATGATCTCCCAGCACATCTTCCGCATCATCCGCAACGTCAACGAGGAGCGCGGCATGACCGTGCTGCTCGTCGAGCAAAACGCCAACATGGCGCTCAAATTGGCCGACCGGGCCTACGTCATGGAGACCGGCGCGGTGGTCATGGAAGACGACGCGGCGGCGCTGCGGGAAAACGCCGACATCAGAAAGGCCTACCTGGGGCAATAG
- a CDS encoding ABC transporter permease subunit: protein MTRGSRKSWQYFGLGLAWFYLLLWPLLGIRDGELHFADAFAVWLRVAVGATICFVLYRLGKAGRLDGVLNPLAAARDALGDSLSRAPRWMLLTPVIVFALVFPMLTNRYAQDVAINVLVYICLGLGLNVVVGLCGLLDLGYIAFYGVGAYTYALLSVHYAVPFWVCLPICAVFAAVAGCFIGYPTLRMRGDYLAIVTLGFGEIVRIVINNWMALTGGPNGILGIKSPGVYIPHFVDGSFSFEYLLLRKLEYLYYVILALAAFTIVAVHRINFSRIGRAFEAIREDETAAELMGVDTFRFKLLAYALGAVFGGLAGAFFAARMRFVSPESFTFIESAMVLAMVVLGGMGSIPGVILGALALVALPEAFREFELYRMLAFGGAMAVMMLVRPAGLWPAARMGKRSDDTE, encoded by the coding sequence ATGACACGCGGGTCTAGGAAATCCTGGCAGTATTTCGGCCTGGGCCTGGCCTGGTTCTACCTGCTCCTGTGGCCGCTTCTGGGCATCCGCGACGGCGAGCTGCATTTCGCCGACGCCTTTGCCGTCTGGCTGCGGGTGGCCGTGGGCGCGACCATCTGTTTCGTGCTCTACCGCCTGGGCAAGGCCGGCCGGCTCGACGGGGTGTTAAATCCCCTGGCCGCCGCCCGGGACGCCCTGGGCGACAGCCTGTCCCGCGCGCCGCGCTGGATGCTGTTGACCCCGGTCATCGTCTTCGCCCTGGTCTTCCCCATGCTCACCAACCGCTATGCCCAGGACGTGGCGATAAACGTCCTGGTCTACATCTGCCTGGGCTTGGGGCTTAACGTGGTCGTGGGCCTGTGCGGCCTGCTCGACCTTGGCTACATCGCCTTTTACGGCGTCGGAGCCTACACCTACGCGCTGCTCTCGGTGCACTATGCCGTGCCGTTTTGGGTCTGCCTGCCCATCTGCGCCGTGTTCGCCGCCGTGGCCGGCTGTTTCATCGGCTACCCGACCCTGCGGATGCGCGGCGACTATCTGGCCATCGTGACCCTGGGGTTCGGCGAAATCGTGCGCATCGTCATCAACAACTGGATGGCCTTGACCGGCGGCCCCAACGGCATTTTGGGCATCAAGTCCCCGGGCGTCTACATCCCGCATTTCGTGGACGGCTCCTTTTCCTTTGAATATCTGCTGCTGCGAAAGCTCGAATACCTCTATTACGTCATCCTGGCCCTGGCCGCCTTTACCATCGTGGCCGTGCACCGCATCAACTTCTCGCGCATCGGCCGGGCCTTCGAGGCCATCCGCGAGGACGAGACCGCGGCCGAACTCATGGGCGTGGACACGTTTCGGTTCAAGCTTCTGGCCTACGCCCTGGGCGCGGTCTTCGGCGGCCTGGCCGGAGCCTTTTTCGCCGCCCGGATGCGCTTTGTCAGCCCGGAGAGCTTCACCTTCATCGAGTCGGCCATGGTGCTGGCCATGGTGGTGCTCGGCGGCATGGGCTCCATTCCCGGGGTCATCCTCGGCGCGCTGGCCCTGGTCGCCCTGCCCGAGGCTTTCCGCGAATTTGAACTCTACCGGATGCTGGCCTTTGGCGGCGCCATGGCCGTCATGATGCTGGTGCGCCCGGCCGGACTCTGGCCGGCGGCGCGCATGGGCAAACGTTCCGACGATACGGAGTAG
- a CDS encoding branched-chain amino acid ABC transporter permease: MDYFFQQLINGLTLGGVYALVALGYTMVYGIIQLINFAHGEIFAAGGYLGVILLSYMASQGLMDSHPWFGLAFALILAMGYCAMLAMAVEKVAYKPLRQSSRLSVLLSALGMSIFLQNGLMLTQGVYDKAYPTEFTHGGFEWLGVRVSFMQIGILLVTTLLLVLLNTLVFKTRIGKAMRATAQDKVMSALVGIHSDKVISTTFAIGAALAAAAGIMVGLYYGSVRYDMGFVPGIKAFAAAVLGGIGNITGAMIGGLIIGMVEILAAAYIPAGGEYKDVFAFVILIGVLYFMPTGIMGENVDDTRV, from the coding sequence ATGGACTATTTTTTCCAGCAGCTCATAAACGGACTGACCCTTGGCGGGGTCTACGCCCTGGTGGCCCTGGGCTACACCATGGTCTACGGCATCATCCAGCTCATCAATTTCGCCCACGGCGAGATCTTCGCCGCCGGCGGCTATCTCGGCGTCATCCTGTTAAGCTACATGGCCTCCCAGGGCCTCATGGACAGCCATCCCTGGTTCGGGCTGGCCTTTGCCCTGATCCTGGCCATGGGCTACTGCGCCATGCTGGCCATGGCCGTGGAAAAGGTCGCCTACAAGCCGCTGCGCCAATCCTCGCGCCTGTCCGTGCTGCTCTCGGCCCTGGGCATGTCGATCTTTCTGCAAAACGGCCTCATGCTCACCCAGGGCGTCTACGACAAGGCCTACCCCACGGAGTTCACCCACGGCGGCTTCGAGTGGCTGGGCGTGCGGGTGAGCTTCATGCAGATCGGCATCCTGCTCGTCACGACCCTGCTTCTGGTGCTGCTCAACACGCTGGTTTTCAAAACCCGCATCGGCAAGGCCATGCGGGCCACGGCCCAGGACAAGGTCATGTCCGCCCTGGTCGGCATCCACTCCGACAAGGTCATCAGCACCACCTTCGCCATCGGCGCGGCCCTGGCCGCCGCCGCCGGCATCATGGTCGGCCTCTACTACGGCTCGGTGCGCTACGACATGGGCTTCGTCCCCGGCATCAAGGCCTTCGCCGCCGCCGTGCTCGGCGGCATTGGCAACATCACCGGAGCCATGATCGGCGGGCTCATCATCGGCATGGTGGAGATCCTGGCCGCCGCCTACATCCCGGCCGGCGGCGAGTACAAGGACGTCTTCGCCTTCGTCATCCTCATCGGGGTGCTCTATTTCATGCCCACGGGCATCATGGGAGAGAATGTCGATGACACGCGGGTCTAG
- a CDS encoding branched-chain amino acid ABC transporter substrate-binding protein → MSAKRVILTLVAMCLMAGTATAATLKIGSLSPLTGSYAADGNDIANGTRAAIAAIEKEGGIPGFDKIELFAEDSACDPRQAVAAANKLVNEKVVGVIGAYCSSATIPASETLAEADIPMLTPASTSEKVTERGLPYMFRVCGRDDDQSIAAMKFIKDVLQAKTVFIVDDKTTYSQGLADNVEKLANKEGLKVIAHDHVNQGDKDFSAVLTKIKDAKPDVLYMSLQNSASGALMLIQAKRAGVTAAIIGQDAVYHPQLMEIAKDAAEGMYLTFGYIDEETPSYKKFLAAYEKFGKPGAYSAYSYDAAYSLLSAIKAAKSTDPAKIKAELIKGEMQGASKKIKFQQNGESGSNYIIRVVKDGKFANFWDPQTGKKY, encoded by the coding sequence ATGAGTGCGAAACGTGTCATCCTGACCCTGGTTGCGATGTGTCTGATGGCCGGCACGGCCACGGCCGCCACCCTGAAGATCGGCAGCTTAAGCCCGCTGACCGGCTCCTACGCCGCCGACGGCAACGACATCGCCAACGGCACCCGCGCCGCCATCGCGGCCATCGAAAAAGAAGGCGGCATCCCCGGCTTCGACAAGATCGAGCTTTTCGCCGAGGACAGCGCCTGCGATCCGCGCCAGGCCGTGGCCGCCGCCAACAAGCTGGTCAACGAGAAGGTCGTCGGCGTGATCGGCGCCTACTGCTCCTCGGCCACCATCCCGGCCTCCGAAACCCTGGCCGAAGCCGACATCCCCATGCTGACCCCGGCCTCCACCTCGGAGAAAGTCACCGAGCGCGGCCTGCCCTACATGTTCCGCGTCTGCGGCCGCGATGACGACCAGTCCATCGCCGCCATGAAGTTCATCAAGGACGTGCTGCAGGCCAAGACCGTCTTTATCGTCGACGACAAGACCACCTATTCCCAGGGTCTGGCCGACAACGTCGAGAAGCTGGCCAACAAGGAAGGCCTCAAGGTCATCGCCCATGACCACGTCAACCAGGGCGACAAGGACTTCTCGGCCGTGCTCACCAAGATCAAGGACGCCAAGCCCGACGTTCTCTACATGAGCCTGCAGAACTCCGCCTCCGGCGCGCTCATGCTCATCCAGGCCAAGCGTGCCGGCGTCACCGCCGCCATCATCGGCCAGGACGCCGTCTACCATCCCCAGCTCATGGAAATCGCCAAGGACGCCGCCGAGGGCATGTACCTGACCTTTGGCTACATCGACGAGGAAACCCCCTCCTACAAGAAGTTCCTGGCCGCCTACGAGAAGTTCGGCAAGCCCGGCGCGTATTCCGCGTATTCCTACGACGCCGCCTACTCGCTGCTTTCCGCCATCAAGGCCGCCAAGAGCACCGATCCGGCCAAGATCAAGGCCGAGCTGATCAAGGGCGAGATGCAGGGCGCTTCCAAGAAGATCAAGTTCCAGCAAAACGGCGAGTCCGGCTCCAACTACATCATCCGTGTGGTCAAGGACGGCAAGTTCGCCAACTTCTGGGACCCCCAGACCGGCAAAAAGTACTAG
- a CDS encoding ABC transporter ATP-binding protein — translation MAHLCLTDVSVHFGGLQALTEVSFDLRPGEIVSLIGPNGAGKTTIFNVITGIYKISGGSVAYDGQTISGLRPHHILARGIARTFQNIRLFTAMTALENVMVARHCRTRSGVIGSVLRTRRQRAEERVVRERAMAALDFVGLAAHADAVAKNLPYGLQRRLEIARALGSDPTTILLDEPAAGLNPSESRDLMEMIQRIAATGVNVLLVEHDMSVVMNVSHRVVVLDHGVCICQGAPAEVRSNPAVIEAYLGSETD, via the coding sequence ATGGCCCACCTGTGTCTAACCGATGTCAGTGTCCACTTCGGCGGGCTCCAAGCCCTCACGGAAGTGTCCTTCGATCTGCGTCCCGGCGAGATCGTGAGCCTCATTGGCCCCAACGGTGCCGGCAAGACGACGATATTTAACGTCATAACAGGCATTTACAAGATTTCCGGCGGGTCCGTGGCCTACGACGGCCAGACCATTTCCGGTCTGCGCCCCCACCATATCCTGGCCCGGGGCATTGCCCGCACGTTTCAGAATATTCGGCTGTTTACCGCCATGACCGCCCTGGAAAACGTCATGGTGGCGCGCCACTGCCGCACCCGCTCCGGGGTGATCGGCTCGGTGCTGCGCACCCGGCGTCAGCGGGCCGAGGAACGGGTCGTGCGCGAACGGGCCATGGCCGCCCTGGATTTCGTGGGTCTGGCCGCCCATGCCGACGCCGTGGCCAAGAATCTGCCCTACGGCCTCCAGCGCCGCCTGGAGATCGCCCGGGCCCTGGGCTCCGATCCTACGACCATTTTGCTTGATGAGCCGGCCGCCGGACTCAATCCGTCCGAAAGCCGCGACCTCATGGAAATGATCCAGCGCATCGCCGCCACCGGCGTCAATGTGCTGCTGGTCGAGCACGACATGAGCGTGGTCATGAACGTGAGCCATCGGGTGGTGGTCCTGGACCACGGAGTGTGCATCTGCCAGGGCGCGCCGGCCGAGGTCCGGTCCAATCCGGCCGTCATTGAGGCCTACCTCGGCTCCGAGACCGATTAA
- a CDS encoding aspartate aminotransferase family protein, whose protein sequence is MSEAFDALKAREQASVMSTYGRYPLAVASADGCRMRDLDGREYVDLLAGIAVCNLGHCHPEVADVVAQKARELVHVSNVFYQREQVELAEALKATCHMGKVFFCNSGAEANEGAIKLARRYMRTVKNRDAYEIITLTKSFHGRTLATLTATGQDKIKFGFDPLPEGFTTVEAGDIEALGAAVSDKTAAVLLECIQGEGGVKPFPEAYLEAVQALCRQRDILFMIDEVQTGMCRTGKFWAFQNYGLTPDVFTCSKALANGLPMGAVLATDEVAAGFAPGSHATTFGGGALVAAAASKTIEIMNRDKLAERARRLGDFAKALFAEVAERRPGKIAEIRGLGLMLGIELTFPGADVWKALMDKGFVCNLTQDTVLRLLPPLVVEQDDLKAFAEALEAILA, encoded by the coding sequence ATGAGTGAAGCGTTTGACGCGCTGAAGGCGCGGGAGCAGGCGTCCGTCATGAGCACCTATGGCCGGTATCCGTTGGCCGTGGCCTCGGCCGACGGTTGCCGTATGCGCGATCTCGACGGCCGCGAGTATGTGGACTTGCTGGCCGGCATCGCGGTGTGCAACCTGGGGCATTGTCATCCCGAGGTGGCCGACGTGGTGGCGCAAAAGGCCAGGGAACTCGTGCATGTGAGCAACGTGTTTTACCAGCGCGAGCAGGTCGAGCTGGCCGAGGCCCTCAAGGCCACCTGCCACATGGGCAAGGTGTTTTTCTGCAATTCCGGAGCCGAGGCCAACGAAGGGGCCATCAAGCTGGCCCGGCGTTATATGCGCACAGTCAAAAACCGCGACGCCTACGAGATCATCACCCTGACCAAGTCCTTCCACGGCCGTACGCTGGCGACCCTGACCGCCACCGGCCAGGACAAGATCAAGTTCGGTTTTGATCCCCTGCCCGAGGGCTTCACCACCGTGGAGGCCGGCGACATCGAGGCCTTGGGCGCGGCCGTCAGCGACAAGACGGCGGCGGTGCTGCTGGAGTGCATCCAGGGCGAGGGCGGCGTGAAGCCGTTCCCCGAGGCCTATCTGGAGGCGGTCCAGGCTCTTTGCCGCCAGCGCGACATCCTGTTCATGATCGACGAGGTGCAGACCGGCATGTGCCGCACCGGCAAGTTCTGGGCCTTCCAGAATTACGGTCTGACGCCTGACGTCTTCACCTGCTCCAAGGCCCTGGCCAACGGCCTGCCCATGGGCGCGGTGTTGGCCACGGACGAAGTGGCGGCCGGGTTCGCTCCGGGTTCCCACGCCACGACCTTTGGCGGCGGGGCGCTGGTGGCGGCGGCGGCGTCCAAGACCATTGAGATCATGAACCGCGACAAGCTGGCCGAGCGAGCGCGGCGCCTGGGCGATTTCGCCAAGGCCCTTTTTGCCGAGGTGGCCGAGCGCCGGCCGGGCAAGATCGCCGAGATTCGGGGCCTGGGGCTGATGCTTGGCATCGAGCTGACCTTCCCGGGCGCGGACGTCTGGAAGGCGCTTATGGACAAGGGCTTCGTGTGCAACCTGACCCAGGACACGGTGCTGCGCCTGCTGCCGCCGCTGGTGGTCGAGCAGGACGATCTGAAGGCCTTTGCCGAGGCCCTGGAGGCCATCCTGGCCTGA
- the dut gene encoding dUTP diphosphatase — MTGPTSILRVKFLRDSSRDNPPSVGTAGSAGLDLRADIEAASLTIAPGQRAAVPTGIAIAIDAPGVAGFIYSRSGLGAKHGLTVAQGVGVIDPDYRGEIIVWLLNTSTEPLTINRHDRIAQLVLAPFVRPIITPVDDLDATARGAGGFGHTGRE; from the coding sequence ATGACCGGCCCGACATCCATTCTGCGCGTCAAATTCCTGCGCGACTCCAGCCGCGACAATCCGCCCAGCGTCGGCACCGCCGGCTCGGCCGGCCTGGACCTGCGCGCCGACATCGAGGCCGCGTCGCTGACCATCGCCCCGGGCCAGCGCGCCGCCGTGCCCACCGGCATCGCCATCGCCATCGACGCACCCGGCGTGGCCGGCTTCATCTATTCCCGCTCGGGCCTGGGGGCCAAGCACGGCCTCACCGTGGCCCAGGGCGTGGGCGTCATCGATCCGGACTACCGGGGCGAAATCATCGTCTGGCTGCTCAACACGTCCACCGAGCCCCTGACCATCAATCGCCACGACCGCATCGCCCAACTCGTCCTGGCCCCCTTTGTCCGGCCCATTATCACGCCCGTCGACGACCTCGACGCCACCGCCCGCGGCGCGGGCGGGTTTGGGCATACGGGAAGAGAGTAA